In the Ferribacterium limneticum genome, CTGCTTCAAAGCCGTCCATGACCGGCATCATGATGTCGAGCAGCACCAGGTCTGGCGATTCCGACTCAAACCGGCGCACGGCTTCCTCGCCGTTTTCGGCCAGAATGACTTCATGCCCCAGTTTCTTGAGGAAAACCTGAAGTATGTGCAGGTTGGTGCGGTTGTCATCAACCGCCAGGACCTTCATTTTGTTCATTACCGAAATCATGATCGACTAATGCTGTGGGGCCGGATTGGGGCGTTCAATATCACTAGCTGTGATATTACCAACCTTCGTGTCGAATGCCGCTGAAACTTGGCCTTCTCCCAGCCGATCGGCTGGGCATTCGGAGCTGCCGGCCACTTAAAGTCCGGCTACCGGTGGGTGGTGCTCCTCCTGCTGTTGCAGGGTCCACATTTTTGCGTAGTTGCCGCCGGCAGCCAGCAGGGCTGAATGCGTGCCTCTCTCGATGATGTGGCCCTCGCTCATGACCAGAATCTCGTCGGCATTCATCACCGTGGACAGGCGGTGCGCGATGATCAGTGTGGTGTGGCCAACAGCAACTTGTTCAAGCTGGCTCTGGATGGCTCTTTCAGTGGCCGAGTCGAGGGCCGAGGTGGCTTCGTCAAAAATCAGGATGGGCGGATTCTTCAGCAAGGCGCGGGCGATCGCGACACGTTGTTTTTCGCCTCCGGAAAGTTTCAGGCCACGCTCGCCGACACGTGTTTCGTATTTTTGCGGCAAGGACTCGATGAAATCGTGCATTTGAGCGGCGCGGGCGGCAGCGAACACTTCTTCCCGGGTGGCTTCCGGGCGACCGTAATTGATGTTGTAGAAAATGCTGTCGTTAAACAGCACCGTGTCCTGGGGCACGATGCCAATTGCCGCTCGCAGGCTGCTTTGCTTCAGTTTCCGGAGATCGTGGCCATTGATTCTGATGGCGCCGTCTGTGACGTCGTAGAAGCGATAAAGCAGGCGGGCCAGCGTGGATTTGCCGGCGCCGGAGTGTCCTACTACAGCGACCGTCTTGCCCGGGGGAATGGCAAAACTGAGGTTCTTCAGGATCTGGCGATCCGGGTCATAGCCGAAATTGACAGTTTCAAAATTGATCTGCAAAAGGCCGTCCGGAAGCTCTCTGGCATCAGGAGCATCGGCGATTTCGCGATTTTCCTTGAGCAGGTTGAACATCCGCTCGATATCAGTCAGCGCCTGCCGGATCTCGCGATAGACGATGCCGAGGAAATTGAGCGGAATGTAGAGCTGGATAAGGAAGGCATTGACCAGCACCAGATCGCCGATGGTCATCTCGCCGGCAACCACCCCACTGGCGGCGCGCCACATCATCGCCGTGACGCCGAGCGCGATGATTGCCGCCTGGCCGAGGTTGAGGAAGGCGAGCGTGGTCTGGCTACGCGTCGCGGCTTCTTCCCATTTGACCAGTTGTTCGTCGTAGCGGCGGGCTTCCCAGGCTTCGTTATTGAAATATTTAACTGTCTCATAGTTGAGCAGGCTGTCGATGGCGCGCGTGTTGGCGGCTGAATCGTTTTCATTGACGGCGCGGCGGATGTCGATGCGCCAGTTGCTGACCTTGACGGTGAAGATGATGTAGACGATGAGCGAGGTGATGGTAATGACCACGAAGCCGACATCGTATTTGACGAACAGGATGGCGAGCACCAGCCCGATTTCGACCAGTGTCGGCAGGATGGAGTACAGCGTGTAGGAAATCAGGCTGGAGATCGAGCGGCTGCCACGTTCGATATCGCGGGAGACGCCGCCGGTCTGCCGCTCCAGATGGAAGCGCAGCGACAAGGCGTGCAGGTGCCGGAATACCTCCAGCGAAACCTGGCGGACGGCGCGTTGGGTGACGCGGGCAAAGAGAATTTCGCGCAGTTCGGTGAATAGCGACGTCGAGAAGCGCAGGATGCCGTACAGGACCAGCAGCAGGATGGGCAGGGCAAGCAATTGCTGGCTGCCGGAAAGGCCATCGATCATTTCCTTGAAGATCAGCGGCACGCTGACATTGGCCACCTTGGCGCCGATCAGGCAAGCCATGGCGGCCAGGACGCGCAGTCGATAGGTCCACAGATACGGGAATAGCGTGCGGAGCGTCAGCCAGACGTGGGTTTGAGGCAGAGCCTGGCCGGCGGGGGGCTTGGGGAGTGCAGAGGCGCGACGCATGGGGCTGGGGCGAAATCCGGTGAAAGAGTCTCTGGCGAGTATATGAAAACTGCCGCCTTTCCGGGAAAATCCGGAGATTATTTGCAATCTGGACTGAACATGGCTGTCGACCGTCTTACCCTTCCGAGCAAGCACTGTACGCTGCGTGTTGTCCCGATGCCGGCTGATCTCAATCAGAACGGTGATGTCTTCGGCGGCTGGGTCATGGCCCAGGTCGACGTCGCTGGTGCCATCCCGGCAATGCGTCGGGCTTGCGGCAGGGTGGCCACCGTTTCGGTCAATTCCTTCCTGTTCAAGCAGCCCGTTTCAGTTGGGGATATTGTCAGTCTTTACGCCGACATCGTCCGCGTCGGCACGACGTCGATTACCGTCCGGGTCGAGGTCTATGCCGAACGCAATTACGCCGCACCGATCATCGTCAAGGTGACTGAGGCTGAGTTGACCTACGTGGCGATTGACAGCGAAGGTATGAAGCGCAAGGTTCCAGCCGAAAAGTGACCGGAAATGGTCTAAAATCCGACGATTAACCAATTTTCCGCCTGCAAGCGAGCAATCCAATGAATAAATTCTGCCTGCGTATCGTTCCGGCCCTGCTGCTCACGGCCTTTTCCGGCGTGGCTTCCGCTGCTGCCTTTCAGCTCTGGGAGCAAAATGCCAGCGGCTTGGGCAATGCTTATGCCGGTTCGGCGGCGGTTGCGGATAACGCCAGCACGATCTTCTTCAATCCGGCGGGGATGACGCAACTGACAGGCTTTCAGTTTTCGGCAGGCGTGACCGGGGTCGGGCCGAGCTATGAGTTCAGCAACGAAGGGTCGCGCGGCACCGGGGCTTTTCTGGGGCTGTCGGGCGGCAATGGGGGGAACGCTGGTGGCTGGGCTGCAGTGCCCAATGCGTATTTGTCCTGGGCGGTGACGCCGAACCTTTTTCTTGGTTTCGGCGTATCAGCGCCCTTTGGATTAGCGACTGAATATGAGGATACAAGCTGGGTTGGGCGCTATCACTCAGTCAAATCCGAAATCAAGACAGTCAATTACAATCCTTCCGTCGCTTACAAGGTCAACGAGAAAATTTCGCTTGGCTTCGGCTTGAATTACCAGACCATCGACGGGGAGCTTAGCAGCGCCACCGGTACCTTGAAGGGCGACGACGCCTCGCTGGGTTGGAACGCTGGCGTACTATTTACCCTCTCTCCTGCGATGCGGGTCGGCGTTTCCTATCGTTCGGCTGTCCAGCACACACTCGAAGGCACTGTGAATGGCAGCGTGCCGGTGAAGGCTGATGTCAAGCTGCCGGACACCTTCATTCTTTCAGTCTGGCAACAGGTTTCCGATCGCTGGGAGGCGATGGGGGATTTGTCCTACACGCGCTGGGAGTCCATGCAGGCGCTGAATGTCCAGAGTCGTGCCTCTGGTGCATTGCTAAGCTCTGAGCGCTTTAACTACGGGAATGCCTGGCGGCTTGCCTGGGGCGCTGCTTACAAGAGCAGCGATGCGGTGAAACTCAAGTTCGGTATCGCCTATGACCGCACGCCGATACAAAATGACGATCGCTCGGCGCGCGTGCCGGATAACGATAGGCTCTGGCTGTCGCTGGGCGGTCAATATAACGCCGGAAAATACGGCAAGCTTGATCTGGGCTACGCCTATTTGTACGTCAAGGATCCCAGCATCAACCAGACCAAGGAAATCCGGAATGCCTCCGGCACCCTGCTCGGCACGGTGAACCTGAGTGGCCGCTATGATGCCAGCGCCCATATCGTCGGCCTGCAATACTCGGTGGGCTTCTAATCATTAAGGGGCCGACGTGCCGGCGCTGGAACTGGGCGGGATGACGCTGGGGCTGCGCGAAGGGGTGATCGTGTTGATCGCGCTGGTCGCGGTCTACATGCTCTTCGTTCTGCTGCGCATGCGTCGGCTGCGCAACAAGCCAGTGGAGGCGCCGCTTGCTCCGGTCGACAGCGTTCCGCCTGAGGAACCAACGGTGCCTGCTTTGCCGGCCGCCTCGGAGCCCAGTGAGGAAGAGACTTGGGAGCAAACCACGAAAGGTCTGGGCGAAGAGGTTTTACGCCAAGGCCTGGAGCAGGAGTTGGCCCAGTTGCGCGATGAGGTCGATGCCATGCGCGGCGAACTGGCGGCCTTGCGCGATGACATGTTGCACGAACTGGCCCATCTGCGGGCCAGTCAGACTGTTTCTCCAATATACGGCGATGCGATGCAGATGGCTGTCTCCGGCTATGATCCGGCGGCGATTGCCGAACGTTGCGGGATCGCCCGGGCCGAAGCAGAACTGGTCGTTGCCTTGGCCAAGAGTCAGGAACGTTGAGGTAGGGAATGGCAGATCAACCTGAAGTTGCCGAGAGTGAAGACAATGCGGGCGAACTGCGCAGCAAGCTGATCGGCCGTCTGGCCGTGGCTGGCGTGCTGGTAGCGCTGCTGCTTGGCGTGCTGGCCTTTTTCGACTATCTGGCGAATCCGCCTGAGGAAGCCGAACAGCAGGTATTCACCCAAGCTGTGCCTGTTGCGCCCAAGAAAGAAGTCTCGCAACCGGTGACGCCGGCCGAGAACTTGCCCGAACCGCCGGCGCCCGAGAAAGCCGAACCACCCGTCGAACCACCTTCACCACCCAAGGTTGAGGCGCAGCCGGCGGCTGTCGTCGAGGCCAAACCTGAGCCGCAGCCGGAATCTCGTGCCGCTACGAAGATGCCTGCGGCCATTACGAAACCCCCGGTTTCAGCGCCACCAGCACCGCAAGCAGTGCCGGAGGCAACGATGGCGCCTTCGAATACGCTGGCGCCACAGCGTTCCGCTGCCCAGCTTGAGTCTGCACCCGCCAAGCCCTCGGTGCGTATCGTTGAAGCGAAACCGGCACCAGCGCCCGCGGTGGCAGCGCCGAGTGCCCCACGTCTGTTCTCCGGATTTTTGCTGCAGGCCGGGGTGTTTTCGAGCGTACAGCGAGCCGAGGAGTTGCATGCCCGCCTGACCTTGAGTGGCGTTCCCTCAACGCTGGAAACGCGGGTTCAGGTTGGCCCGTTCCGGACCCGGCATGAAGCGGAAGTTGCGCAAGCCAAGCTCAAGGAGCTAGGCGTCGAGGCCATTCTCGTTCCGCCTAGAGGCAAGAACTAGCCAATCAGGGCATGCCGGGGAGGCGCGGCAGACCGAGGCTGCGCCGGACATCGCGGTGTAGCTGCAGCGGCGGTGGCAAGGGAGCGCCATAGCTGCGCCGGTCATCATGGCGTCGATCATCGTAATACCTGCCGCCGCGGTCATCGTAATGACGGTGACCGGATTCGTAATAGATATTCGCCCTCGGGTAGCCATAGGCTGGGTAGGTTTCCACATACGCCGGCGGCGCACGGTGATAACCCGCCTGATGCGCTGGAACCACCATACAGGCGCCAAGACTGCCGAGCAGTGCTGTGGCGAGGCCAAGGCGGATGATGGTTTGCGAGAGTTTCATGGGGAAAGTGTTTCCGGTGGTTGCGTAAGCAAATAACGCGGACAGTTCCCGCCCGGCATACTGCGATGCCTGGCTGGTTTGTAACAATTCGTTAGAGGCAGGCCCTGCAAGGGTTTTCCGAGTTTCCTTCGTGTGTCTCGGAGGCCGGCGTTTATTCGGCCAGCGCCTTGCGTGCCCGATTGGCAAAGACGGTCATTTCCCTGGCCGCCTGAATGTCGCCGTTGGCTTCGGCCACCGCAATGCCCTGTTCGTAAGCGGCCAGGCAGCCGATGTTGTCGCCGGCTTCGGCGCGCGCCTTGCCCAGCGCTTTCCAGGCGGCGGAATATTTCGGGTCGCGGTCGACGGCGTCCTTGAAGCAGGCCGCTGCTTTGGCCGGATTGCCGGCTTTCAGGTATTCGTTGCCGAGCGAGAAGCGGAGCAGGGCGCCATCGCGTGGGCCGTTGAGCATTTTTTCCAAGGATTCGATGCGCGGGTTCATCTAGAATTGTCGTTTCGATTGTTGATAGAGAAAGTATTCCATGGCCAAGACCATCATCGCCACCCCGAACGCCCCGGCAGCCATCGGCACCTATTCGCAAGCCGTACGCGTCGGCGACACCGTTTACATGTCCGGGCAGATCGGGCTCGATCCGGCTTCCATGCAGATGGTAGACGGGATCGACGCACAAATCGTTCGCGTTTTTGAAAACTTGAAGGCCGTGGCCGAGGCGGCGGGCGGTTCGCTGGCTGACGTGGTCAAGCTCAACGTCTTCCTGACCGACCTGGCCAACTTCGCCAAGGTTAACGAAACGATGGCCAAGTATTTCAGCGAGCCCTTCCCGGCCCGTGCTGCGGTGGGCGTCAAGGAGTTGCCGCGCGGTGCGCTGGTCGAGGCCGATGCCGTGATGTGCCTGGGCAACTAAGCGGCTGATCCACGCCTGATGACGACGAGCGGGGCTTCGGCCCCCGCTTCTCCGCCGATTCGCGCCTCCGAGGCGCTGCAGAAGAAGCTCGCCAAGATCGGCCTCCATAGCGAGGCCGATTTGCTGGTCCATCTGCCGCTGCGCTACGAGGACGAAACCCGCATCACGCCGGTCAAGCGAGCCTTTGGCGGCGAGCCGGTGCAGATCGAGGTGGTCGTCCAGAGCAATGAAGTGCAATTCCGGCCCCGCCGGCAGATGATTGTGCGGGCGGCCGACGACAGCGGCGAGATTACGCTGCGTTTTTTCAGCTTTTATCCGAATCAGCAGGCGGCGCTGAGCGAAGGCTCGCGCATCCGGGCCTTTGGCGAGGTACGCGGCGGCTTTTTCGGCGCCGAGATGGTGCACCCGCGTTTTCGCAAGGTCGGTGACGACGAACCGCTGCCGACCGAGATGACCCCGGTTTATCCGTCGACCGCTGGCCTGGCCAATTCGGCGCTGCAAAAACTGATCGGCAAGGCATTGGCGGTGGGCGATTTATCGGAGACCTTGCCGGAAGAACTGCGCCAGCGTTTGAAATTGCCGGGCCTGGCGCGCAGCCTGCGCTTCCTGCACAAGCCACCGC is a window encoding:
- a CDS encoding ABCB family ABC transporter ATP-binding protein/permease — translated: MRRASALPKPPAGQALPQTHVWLTLRTLFPYLWTYRLRVLAAMACLIGAKVANVSVPLIFKEMIDGLSGSQQLLALPILLLVLYGILRFSTSLFTELREILFARVTQRAVRQVSLEVFRHLHALSLRFHLERQTGGVSRDIERGSRSISSLISYTLYSILPTLVEIGLVLAILFVKYDVGFVVITITSLIVYIIFTVKVSNWRIDIRRAVNENDSAANTRAIDSLLNYETVKYFNNEAWEARRYDEQLVKWEEAATRSQTTLAFLNLGQAAIIALGVTAMMWRAASGVVAGEMTIGDLVLVNAFLIQLYIPLNFLGIVYREIRQALTDIERMFNLLKENREIADAPDARELPDGLLQINFETVNFGYDPDRQILKNLSFAIPPGKTVAVVGHSGAGKSTLARLLYRFYDVTDGAIRINGHDLRKLKQSSLRAAIGIVPQDTVLFNDSIFYNINYGRPEATREEVFAAARAAQMHDFIESLPQKYETRVGERGLKLSGGEKQRVAIARALLKNPPILIFDEATSALDSATERAIQSQLEQVAVGHTTLIIAHRLSTVMNADEILVMSEGHIIERGTHSALLAAGGNYAKMWTLQQQEEHHPPVAGL
- a CDS encoding acyl-CoA thioesterase, whose translation is MAVDRLTLPSKHCTLRVVPMPADLNQNGDVFGGWVMAQVDVAGAIPAMRRACGRVATVSVNSFLFKQPVSVGDIVSLYADIVRVGTTSITVRVEVYAERNYAAPIIVKVTEAELTYVAIDSEGMKRKVPAEK
- a CDS encoding OmpP1/FadL family transporter, translating into MASAAAFQLWEQNASGLGNAYAGSAAVADNASTIFFNPAGMTQLTGFQFSAGVTGVGPSYEFSNEGSRGTGAFLGLSGGNGGNAGGWAAVPNAYLSWAVTPNLFLGFGVSAPFGLATEYEDTSWVGRYHSVKSEIKTVNYNPSVAYKVNEKISLGFGLNYQTIDGELSSATGTLKGDDASLGWNAGVLFTLSPAMRVGVSYRSAVQHTLEGTVNGSVPVKADVKLPDTFILSVWQQVSDRWEAMGDLSYTRWESMQALNVQSRASGALLSSERFNYGNAWRLAWGAAYKSSDAVKLKFGIAYDRTPIQNDDRSARVPDNDRLWLSLGGQYNAGKYGKLDLGYAYLYVKDPSINQTKEIRNASGTLLGTVNLSGRYDASAHIVGLQYSVGF
- a CDS encoding DUF2802 domain-containing protein, which produces MPALELGGMTLGLREGVIVLIALVAVYMLFVLLRMRRLRNKPVEAPLAPVDSVPPEEPTVPALPAASEPSEEETWEQTTKGLGEEVLRQGLEQELAQLRDEVDAMRGELAALRDDMLHELAHLRASQTVSPIYGDAMQMAVSGYDPAAIAERCGIARAEAELVVALAKSQER
- a CDS encoding SPOR domain-containing protein, whose protein sequence is MADQPEVAESEDNAGELRSKLIGRLAVAGVLVALLLGVLAFFDYLANPPEEAEQQVFTQAVPVAPKKEVSQPVTPAENLPEPPAPEKAEPPVEPPSPPKVEAQPAAVVEAKPEPQPESRAATKMPAAITKPPVSAPPAPQAVPEATMAPSNTLAPQRSAAQLESAPAKPSVRIVEAKPAPAPAVAAPSAPRLFSGFLLQAGVFSSVQRAEELHARLTLSGVPSTLETRVQVGPFRTRHEAEVAQAKLKELGVEAILVPPRGKN
- a CDS encoding tetratricopeptide repeat protein — encoded protein: MNPRIESLEKMLNGPRDGALLRFSLGNEYLKAGNPAKAAACFKDAVDRDPKYSAAWKALGKARAEAGDNIGCLAAYEQGIAVAEANGDIQAAREMTVFANRARKALAE
- a CDS encoding RidA family protein translates to MAKTIIATPNAPAAIGTYSQAVRVGDTVYMSGQIGLDPASMQMVDGIDAQIVRVFENLKAVAEAAGGSLADVVKLNVFLTDLANFAKVNETMAKYFSEPFPARAAVGVKELPRGALVEADAVMCLGN